Proteins found in one archaeon genomic segment:
- a CDS encoding proteasome subunit beta, which yields MPGATAVGIAYKEGVVLGAERRITLGSFVRSKSGRKVFRVTDTVGAVCAGMVADMQNLVKEVSVYSKLKELESRKALKPNSVAKLMSTLMFQNRYAPLLTQVILGGVGAKPIVYVLDPLGSVISDQYATVGTGEETAIGVVESGYRAEMSQKEARDLLVSAIRSAVARDAMSGNGIDILTVERSGIKEEALDL from the coding sequence CTGCCAGGAGCGACTGCGGTCGGCATCGCCTACAAGGAGGGCGTCGTGCTGGGCGCGGAGAGAAGGATCACCCTCGGGAGCTTCGTGAGGAGCAAGTCGGGGCGCAAGGTCTTCAGGGTCACCGACACCGTCGGGGCGGTCTGCGCGGGCATGGTGGCCGACATGCAGAACCTCGTAAAGGAGGTATCAGTCTACTCCAAGCTGAAGGAGCTCGAATCCAGGAAGGCCCTGAAGCCGAATTCGGTCGCGAAGCTGATGTCCACGCTCATGTTCCAGAACCGTTACGCCCCCCTGCTGACCCAGGTGATCCTAGGCGGCGTCGGCGCGAAGCCGATCGTCTACGTATTGGACCCGCTGGGCAGCGTAATCTCCGACCAGTATGCGACCGTGGGGACTGGAGAGGAGACTGCGATAGGCGTAGTCGAGTCAGGCTACAGGGCTGAGATGTCTCAGAAAGAAGCCCGCGACCTCCTGGTCTCAGCGATCAGGTCCGCGGTGGCAAGAGACGCGATGAGCGGAAACGGCATCGACATCTTGACCGTCGAGCGGTCGGGCATCAAGGAAGAAGCACTCGACCTGTAG
- a CDS encoding RNA 3'-terminal phosphate cyclase, with amino-acid sequence MEYVEVDGSRGEGGGQILRTAVAFSAIVGKPVRVSKVRAGREVPGLKRQHASSLRVLSEVFDCTLGGAVEGSSEVTFAPGPLRSREVSIDMGTAASIPLVLQAVIPAVSLSNSSLRLRLRGGTDVPWSPTFDYLTRVVQPVFGAAGVRFDARATRRGYYPKGGGKVEASIEPCPMPNPLRLDSPATLAEVTLSSRCGALPRHVAERQARAAKEVLVETGLNVREEVTLEESDSPGSSITISATSNSAFLGSDALGSRGRRAEEVGLDSASRFVAYLKSGACLDDNVADMLIPLLSLADGPSAVRLASVTPHLESGIELARLFTSCEFLTRNDGGGTVLEARPSGR; translated from the coding sequence GTGGAGTACGTCGAAGTCGACGGGTCGAGGGGGGAGGGCGGGGGCCAGATCCTCAGGACTGCCGTGGCCTTCTCAGCGATAGTCGGGAAGCCGGTCAGGGTCTCCAAGGTTAGGGCCGGCCGAGAGGTGCCAGGGCTGAAGAGACAGCACGCCTCATCTCTCAGGGTGCTCTCCGAGGTCTTCGACTGTACCCTGGGCGGCGCCGTCGAAGGCTCTTCCGAGGTCACCTTCGCTCCGGGGCCTCTGAGGTCCAGAGAGGTATCGATAGACATGGGGACGGCAGCTAGCATCCCGCTCGTCCTTCAGGCCGTCATCCCCGCCGTGTCTTTGAGCAACTCCTCGCTCAGGCTCCGGCTGAGGGGCGGGACGGACGTGCCATGGAGCCCCACCTTCGACTATCTGACGAGGGTTGTACAGCCCGTTTTCGGGGCAGCGGGCGTCAGGTTCGACGCCAGGGCGACCAGGCGGGGCTACTATCCGAAGGGAGGGGGGAAAGTGGAAGCTTCTATCGAGCCGTGCCCGATGCCCAATCCACTGCGCCTGGACTCTCCTGCCACTCTGGCCGAAGTCACTCTCTCGAGCAGGTGCGGCGCCCTGCCGAGGCACGTGGCGGAGAGACAGGCGAGGGCCGCAAAAGAAGTGCTCGTCGAGACCGGTTTGAATGTCCGCGAAGAAGTAACGCTCGAGGAGTCGGACTCCCCTGGTTCGTCGATAACGATCTCTGCGACCTCGAACAGCGCGTTCCTGGGCTCTGATGCGCTCGGCTCAAGAGGCAGGCGAGCCGAGGAGGTGGGCCTTGACTCCGCTTCGAGGTTCGTCGCCTATCTGAAGTCGGGCGCCTGCCTGGACGACAACGTCGCCGACATGCTGATCCCCCTCCTCTCGCTGGCCGATGGTCCCTCGGCCGTCCGCCTTGCCTCGGTTACCCCACACCTCGAGTCAGGGATCGAGCTCGCGCGCCTCTTCACCTCATGCGAGTTCTTGACGAGGAATGACGGGGGAGGGACTGTGCTCGAGGCGAGGCCCTCGGGACGATAG
- a CDS encoding right-handed parallel beta-helix repeat-containing protein: MKEGRARRLWAGVMVLGLVASMFLTGVSRPASATTLPSCGMVVTTSVTFKADLGPCDGNGLMVVSDNVVIDCKRHALTGSGSGTGFNLTQVDKVTLKNCLVSGFSYGVAVGLSSNVTVKGVTASNNVVGFLMDRTTHSTFKGDAARNNYNGFVLSSSSSTTMKANTASHNQFAGFQATFATNSTLKGNFAKDNYNGFVVSLSSSTTLKGNSASRNNFLGFELDSTQNSTVRENFARNNGYGFYVTSSTGDTVKGNLAKDNYNGFGIWYSTLMTVLRNTAQNNNYSGFEVEYSYNSSITRNTAKNNGYAGFSMWGAAGNLVKSNTANRNSNGFVLGTDSSGNQLSANAADVNSMFGYSDYTSGSQTSGTANPYATNECQGNLAGCSSPSGLGAPQP, from the coding sequence TTGAAGGAGGGAAGGGCCCGAAGATTGTGGGCAGGAGTGATGGTGCTCGGGCTCGTCGCCTCGATGTTTCTCACAGGAGTCTCTCGCCCGGCCAGCGCGACAACGCTGCCTTCCTGCGGGATGGTCGTCACTACGTCAGTCACATTCAAGGCGGACCTCGGCCCCTGCGACGGGAACGGGCTCATGGTGGTCTCGGACAACGTCGTCATCGACTGCAAGCGCCACGCCCTGACCGGGTCCGGGAGCGGGACAGGATTCAACCTGACGCAAGTCGACAAGGTGACTCTGAAGAACTGCCTCGTCTCCGGCTTCTCCTATGGAGTGGCAGTCGGGCTATCATCCAACGTGACCGTCAAGGGGGTCACAGCCTCGAACAACGTCGTCGGCTTCCTGATGGACAGGACTACGCACAGCACCTTCAAGGGTGACGCGGCCAGGAACAACTACAACGGGTTCGTCCTTAGCTCCTCCTCCAGCACCACGATGAAGGCCAACACGGCTAGTCACAACCAGTTCGCAGGGTTCCAGGCCACCTTCGCGACCAACAGCACGCTGAAAGGGAACTTTGCGAAGGACAACTACAATGGTTTCGTAGTTTCTCTCTCGTCCAGCACGACCCTCAAGGGGAACTCCGCGAGCCGGAACAACTTCCTAGGGTTCGAGCTGGACAGCACTCAGAACAGCACGGTCAGGGAGAACTTTGCCAGGAACAACGGCTACGGGTTCTACGTGACTTCCTCGACGGGAGACACGGTGAAGGGGAACCTTGCGAAGGACAACTACAACGGGTTCGGCATCTGGTACTCCACCCTCATGACTGTCCTGAGGAACACGGCGCAGAACAACAACTACAGTGGTTTCGAGGTCGAATATTCATACAACAGCTCCATAACCAGGAACACCGCCAAGAACAACGGGTACGCAGGATTTTCGATGTGGGGGGCTGCGGGGAACCTCGTCAAGAGCAACACCGCCAACAGGAACTCGAACGGCTTCGTCCTCGGGACTGACTCGAGCGGCAATCAGCTCAGTGCCAACGCAGCCGACGTGAACTCTATGTTCGGATACTCTGACTATACCTCAGGGTCTCAGACCTCTGGGACCGCCAATCCTTATGCCACCAACGAATGCCAGGGCAACCTTGCGGGATGCTCCAGCCCGTCTGGACTCGGCGCACCGCAGCCCTGA
- a CDS encoding right-handed parallel beta-helix repeat-containing protein translates to MKGGQPELLKAAAATLFLLLLTTAVPPVVNADGPACGAIISGSITLNADVGPCDSLGVGGVALDVGTSGASLDCHGHAIKGNGTAGTIGIRLEQVDVVKIKNCRIQGFHIGVFVHGSTLGSFEKNVVRRNDYGFSLLASDLNTLKGDRAIENTFGYFLQGSTENILKGSTATGNGNGYYLLNSPANLLRGNSAYDNNGAGFVVDGSSNVRLERNSAKGNNFDGFVVMGRTTNESLRFNTGSGNNGNGFYLGGSDHGFVVGNRASANTGHGFLIASSTSVEVRGNRAVENLYGIFLLGSTGNSLTGNLAKGSLYSGFYFSGTSLNNTVSANEANVNAKYGYLDRTTGTGTSSSGNFYADDICRNNGVAGGYLNDLCAP, encoded by the coding sequence ATGAAGGGAGGGCAGCCCGAGCTCCTGAAAGCAGCCGCGGCGACCCTGTTCCTTCTCCTGCTCACAACAGCCGTCCCGCCCGTTGTGAACGCCGACGGGCCGGCATGCGGAGCCATAATCTCGGGATCGATCACTCTCAACGCGGACGTGGGCCCTTGCGACTCCCTCGGAGTGGGGGGAGTCGCGCTCGACGTGGGGACCTCCGGGGCTTCCCTCGACTGCCACGGGCACGCAATCAAAGGAAACGGGACCGCAGGCACGATCGGAATCAGGCTGGAGCAGGTTGACGTAGTGAAGATCAAGAACTGCCGCATCCAGGGCTTCCACATCGGGGTCTTCGTGCACGGCTCGACCTTGGGCAGCTTCGAGAAGAACGTGGTAAGGAGGAACGACTACGGGTTCTCTCTCCTGGCCTCCGATCTGAACACCCTCAAAGGTGACAGGGCCATCGAGAACACCTTCGGCTACTTCCTGCAGGGGAGCACCGAGAACATCCTCAAGGGGAGCACTGCCACGGGCAACGGGAACGGGTACTACCTGCTCAACTCGCCCGCGAACCTGCTGAGGGGCAACTCTGCGTACGACAACAACGGAGCGGGCTTCGTCGTCGATGGCTCGTCCAACGTAAGGCTCGAGAGGAACTCGGCCAAGGGCAACAACTTCGACGGCTTCGTAGTCATGGGGCGCACCACCAACGAGAGCCTCAGGTTCAACACTGGCAGCGGGAACAACGGGAACGGATTCTACCTGGGCGGGTCGGACCACGGGTTCGTCGTGGGCAACAGGGCGAGCGCGAACACCGGACACGGCTTCCTGATTGCCTCGTCAACATCAGTGGAAGTGAGAGGGAATAGGGCAGTTGAGAATCTCTACGGCATCTTCCTACTCGGAAGCACGGGAAACAGCCTCACGGGGAACCTTGCCAAGGGAAGCCTCTACTCCGGGTTCTACTTCAGCGGGACGTCTCTGAACAACACGGTGAGCGCGAACGAAGCCAACGTCAACGCGAAGTACGGGTACCTCGACCGAACGACCGGGACAGGCACCTCCAGTTCGGGCAACTTCTACGCGGACGACATCTGCAGGAACAACGGGGTCGCGGGCGGTTACCTCAACGACCTCTGCGCACCCTAA
- a CDS encoding nicotinamide-nucleotide adenylyltransferase yields MRVGLFVGRFQPFHLGHLAAVKYAMARVDYLYVVVGSAQRSHERDNPFTASERITMIKSALDGGGVDPKKWMAIPIADADSHSLWVSSVESMVPRFDVVFTNDALTFLLFKEEGEEVKAVPYKDRSRYSATNVRDRILERKDWESLVPPEVGKLVKKFGGVERVRALMRKDLSGAGRA; encoded by the coding sequence ATGAGAGTCGGGCTATTCGTAGGCCGCTTTCAGCCCTTCCACCTTGGGCACCTGGCCGCAGTCAAGTACGCCATGGCAAGGGTCGACTACCTGTACGTGGTCGTAGGGAGCGCGCAAAGGAGCCACGAGAGGGACAACCCATTCACCGCCTCCGAGAGGATCACGATGATCAAGAGCGCCCTCGACGGGGGCGGGGTCGACCCGAAGAAGTGGATGGCGATACCTATCGCGGACGCGGACTCGCACTCGCTCTGGGTCTCCTCAGTCGAGTCGATGGTCCCCAGGTTCGACGTAGTGTTCACGAACGACGCGCTCACCTTCCTGCTCTTCAAAGAGGAGGGCGAGGAGGTCAAGGCGGTGCCGTACAAGGACAGGAGCAGGTACTCTGCGACCAACGTGCGGGACAGGATCCTCGAGAGGAAGGACTGGGAGAGCCTCGTGCCGCCGGAGGTCGGGAAGCTGGTGAAGAAGTTCGGCGGAGTGGAGAGGGTGAGGGCGCTCATGAGGAAGGACCTGTCGGGGGCCGGACGTGCATAG
- a CDS encoding alanine--glyoxylate aminotransferase family protein, whose translation MHRDQNLIMLPGPTNVSDRVMQAMLGPIINHRGDSFRALFKGVTEKARHLFQTDGDVVIFSASGTGGVEAAVWNLIRPGDVALVPVFGEFSARLAETVEMAGGTAVRVKADSGAVPPFEEVRAAAEKTGPFKALFLVHNETSTGVAAPYLKEAALLAKKHGAFSVIDAISSLGGYAIPVDEWGVDVCITGSQKCIAAPPGLALLSVSERVVQFLKGSPPKTRYFEIPRYLEYAARGETPFTPALPLVYALDEALKELLEEGLARRVERHDRMSALLYDGLGGMGLKPVAEKAVRSRTVIASYYPPGIEDAAFRKSLAHDKGIVVAGGFGPFAGKVFRVGCMGQINEEFVSRTLKAIGETLAIRKSA comes from the coding sequence GTGCATAGAGACCAGAACCTGATCATGCTGCCTGGCCCGACCAACGTGTCGGACCGCGTCATGCAGGCGATGCTGGGGCCGATAATCAACCACAGGGGGGACTCCTTCCGGGCGCTCTTCAAGGGGGTCACCGAGAAGGCTAGGCACCTGTTCCAGACCGATGGGGACGTAGTGATCTTCTCAGCCTCGGGGACCGGAGGGGTGGAGGCTGCAGTCTGGAACCTGATCAGGCCGGGAGACGTCGCCCTGGTCCCTGTCTTCGGAGAGTTCAGCGCCCGCCTGGCAGAGACTGTGGAGATGGCAGGGGGCACGGCAGTGAGGGTCAAGGCCGATTCGGGCGCGGTGCCGCCCTTCGAGGAGGTCAGGGCCGCCGCCGAGAAGACTGGTCCGTTCAAGGCGCTCTTCCTGGTCCACAACGAGACGAGTACAGGGGTCGCAGCCCCGTACCTCAAGGAGGCGGCCCTCCTCGCAAAGAAGCATGGGGCGTTCTCAGTCATCGACGCCATCTCCAGCCTCGGAGGCTACGCGATCCCGGTCGACGAATGGGGAGTGGACGTGTGCATCACGGGGAGCCAGAAGTGCATAGCGGCGCCCCCTGGGCTGGCGCTCCTCTCTGTCAGCGAGAGGGTCGTCCAGTTCCTCAAGGGCTCGCCACCCAAGACCCGTTATTTCGAGATTCCCAGGTACCTTGAGTATGCGGCGAGGGGAGAGACCCCCTTCACTCCGGCCCTGCCTCTGGTGTACGCCTTGGACGAGGCCCTCAAGGAACTCCTCGAGGAGGGGCTCGCGCGCAGGGTCGAAAGGCACGACAGGATGTCGGCCCTGCTGTACGACGGCCTGGGCGGGATGGGTCTGAAGCCTGTGGCCGAGAAGGCCGTCAGGTCCAGAACGGTCATCGCTTCCTACTATCCGCCTGGGATAGAGGACGCGGCGTTCAGGAAGTCGCTCGCCCATGACAAGGGGATAGTCGTCGCCGGAGGGTTCGGGCCCTTCGCCGGGAAAGTCTTCAGAGTCGGATGCATGGGGCAGATCAACGAGGAGTTCGTGTCTAGGACCCTGAAGGCAATCGGTGAGACGCTGGCGATTCGAAAGAGCGCCTAA
- a CDS encoding FKBP-type peptidyl-prolyl cis-trans isomerase — MAFEKGDLILANYTAKVKDTGEAIETTLEADAKKLNIYDATRKYEPRLVAVGEGWLLSGLEDEVKGMGVAQKKEIELTPEKAFGVRDPTQTRMIPLRKFGEREHELTVGDSVDIDNRVGIVRFIGSGRAQVDFNHRLAGKSIVYDFEVLKKLESDEDKVRALVDRRLAGEGGRVSFELGETELRVSIPEELFLVDGLQIIKRGIANDVFKFVPRLAKLTFSEDFANEKVVAKKEEVKEPEKVEAAVPKPRKRKAAPAPSTS, encoded by the coding sequence ATGGCCTTTGAGAAGGGCGACCTGATTCTGGCGAACTATACCGCCAAGGTCAAGGACACCGGCGAGGCGATCGAGACGACGCTCGAAGCCGACGCCAAGAAGCTCAACATCTACGACGCGACGAGGAAGTACGAACCAAGGCTCGTGGCAGTGGGCGAGGGATGGCTCCTGTCGGGCCTTGAGGACGAGGTGAAGGGCATGGGCGTCGCCCAGAAGAAGGAGATAGAGCTGACGCCTGAGAAGGCATTCGGGGTCAGGGACCCAACTCAGACGAGGATGATACCACTGAGGAAGTTCGGCGAGAGGGAGCACGAGCTGACTGTGGGCGACTCGGTGGACATCGACAATAGAGTCGGGATAGTGAGGTTCATCGGCTCCGGCAGGGCCCAGGTCGACTTCAACCACAGGCTGGCAGGAAAGTCCATAGTCTACGACTTCGAGGTGCTGAAGAAGCTCGAGAGCGACGAGGACAAGGTCCGGGCCCTCGTGGACCGGAGGCTGGCAGGGGAAGGGGGCAGGGTCTCCTTCGAGCTGGGGGAGACGGAACTGAGGGTCTCGATTCCCGAGGAGCTCTTCCTCGTCGACGGCCTGCAGATCATAAAGAGAGGCATCGCCAATGACGTCTTCAAATTCGTCCCTCGCCTGGCGAAGCTCACCTTCTCCGAGGACTTTGCGAACGAGAAGGTAGTCGCGAAGAAGGAGGAGGTCAAGGAGCCGGAGAAGGTCGAGGCGGCGGTCCCGAAGCCGAGAAAGCGCAAGGCGGCCCCCGCGCCGTCGACTTCCTAG
- a CDS encoding NAD(P)-dependent glycerol-1-phosphate dehydrogenase, whose protein sequence is MELPTKVLIGDGVLTQLGEFVKESAGRKKVVVAAGSHVKDRVRDSIEKALVRQPLWVEVKAADVANVERVVAGSKGSSCIVGVGGGKSVDVGKLAAFRRGISFYSLPTSASHDGIASPFASLKGLDRPYSVKAKPPVGILADIDVISSAPRRLLASGCGDLVSKLTAVKDWQLAHRTNGEYYGSYAASLALMSADVVLKDSKRIGKFGKESVRDLVEALISTGVAAGIAGSSRPCSGSEHLFSHYLDFIAPESGLHGEKCGLGTIMMAKLHGLDWKGVRRSLVEVGAPVTAEEIGTDKAQVVEALVKASSIRPDRYTILSKARLKRTAAARLAEETGVL, encoded by the coding sequence ATGGAGCTGCCGACCAAGGTCCTCATCGGGGACGGGGTGCTGACGCAGCTCGGGGAGTTCGTAAAGGAGTCTGCGGGAAGAAAGAAGGTCGTCGTCGCCGCTGGCTCGCACGTCAAAGACAGGGTCAGGGATTCTATCGAGAAGGCCCTGGTCAGGCAACCGCTCTGGGTCGAAGTGAAGGCTGCTGACGTCGCGAACGTCGAGCGCGTCGTTGCTGGCTCAAAGGGGTCCAGCTGCATAGTGGGGGTGGGGGGCGGGAAGAGCGTCGACGTCGGGAAGCTTGCGGCATTCAGGAGAGGGATCTCCTTCTACTCGCTGCCGACGAGCGCATCTCATGACGGGATCGCGAGCCCCTTCGCCTCGCTCAAGGGACTCGACAGGCCCTATTCCGTGAAGGCGAAGCCACCCGTGGGGATACTCGCGGACATAGACGTCATATCCTCGGCGCCGAGGCGCCTCCTCGCCTCTGGGTGCGGAGACCTAGTGTCGAAGCTGACCGCCGTCAAGGACTGGCAACTGGCGCACAGGACGAACGGGGAGTACTACGGAAGCTATGCGGCTAGCCTGGCGCTGATGAGCGCGGACGTCGTCCTCAAGGACTCCAAGAGGATTGGCAAGTTCGGCAAGGAGAGCGTCAGGGACCTGGTCGAGGCCCTGATCAGCACCGGGGTCGCAGCCGGGATAGCCGGCAGCTCAAGGCCCTGCAGCGGCTCTGAGCACCTCTTCAGCCACTATCTAGACTTCATCGCCCCCGAGTCCGGGCTCCACGGAGAGAAGTGCGGTCTTGGGACAATCATGATGGCGAAGCTCCACGGGCTTGACTGGAAGGGGGTCCGAAGGTCGCTCGTCGAAGTAGGAGCGCCGGTCACGGCCGAGGAGATTGGGACCGACAAGGCTCAGGTCGTAGAGGCCCTCGTGAAGGCGAGCTCCATAAGGCCCGACAGGTACACGATTCTCTCAAAGGCAAGACTGAAGCGGACGGCCGCCGCCAGGCTCGCAGAAGAGACTGGGGTACTCTAG
- a CDS encoding proteasome subunit beta, translating to MYHGTTTVGLVCADGVVLATDTRVTAGGFIAHKRGKKLLRIDDNIAMTISGGVADAQNVVDTLKYYTNLYRIEKRRLMPVRAAAQVVSNVLFSSRLYPFIADVLVGGVDPSGGSLYNVDFFGSKNQEKMMATGSGSPVAYGVLESEFKVGTTAAKAYPLAAKAIIAATRRNVATGDHFDVAILDKDGFREIPEQEKEKLLAQFSSDN from the coding sequence GTGTACCACGGGACCACGACGGTGGGCCTGGTGTGCGCGGACGGGGTCGTATTGGCCACGGACACTAGGGTAACCGCAGGCGGGTTCATAGCGCACAAGAGGGGGAAGAAGCTCCTCCGCATCGACGACAACATCGCGATGACCATCTCCGGCGGGGTCGCGGACGCTCAGAACGTGGTCGACACTCTGAAGTACTACACCAACCTCTACAGGATCGAGAAGAGACGCCTAATGCCCGTAAGGGCCGCAGCGCAGGTCGTCTCGAACGTTCTCTTTTCTTCACGACTCTACCCCTTCATCGCCGACGTGCTGGTGGGAGGGGTCGACCCGTCTGGGGGCTCGCTCTACAATGTGGACTTCTTCGGTTCCAAGAACCAGGAGAAGATGATGGCGACGGGGAGTGGCTCGCCCGTTGCTTACGGAGTCCTGGAGTCGGAGTTCAAGGTGGGCACGACGGCCGCGAAGGCCTACCCCCTGGCTGCGAAGGCTATCATAGCCGCAACGAGGCGGAACGTCGCGACCGGCGACCACTTCGACGTCGCCATCCTCGACAAGGACGGGTTCCGCGAAATCCCTGAGCAGGAGAAGGAGAAGCTCCTCGCCCAGTTCAGCTCTGACAATTAG
- a CDS encoding beta-CASP ribonuclease aCPSF1, producing the protein MSAILTNIPAEAQITRIEYEGPRIALYTKNPAFLHKNSYVISEIVNSLKKRVVTRTEKSIRKPESEARQALEKVLPVEAEASNFFFDDALGEIVVEAGNPKALSQEAGFDLGNAMELTGWKVKVRKAPHVKSTAIQNMYFAMKAGSEVREKFYRELGEAIFRPRLTTTEHVTIKTLGSFQEVGRSSLLVETAESKVLLDCGISPGARNTWDAYPRLDWADISPRDLDAIVISHSHLDHMGFLPAMFKYGYDGPVYCTEPTLPLMTLLQNDFVKIAQIEGGRLIYDQKDIRDEIQHTITLPYGLVTDISPDIKLVFNNAGHILGSATVHLHIGEGAHNIVYTGDYKYGRTQLFDSATWNYPRVETLITESTYGAKEDIMPVREEVEMNFVNAINNTLKAGGKVLIPTPAVGRAQEIMLVIDQYMRNKVLVEAPVFMEGMISEATAIHVSYCDYLSRELRSKIIDEGVNPFRSEYFTEVEHPSDREEAYREGPAIIMATSGMLEGGPVLDYFENLAPSERNKILFVSYQVQGTIGRRVLDGSGQASLMGQDGKIKIVDVKCGVQKVDGFSGHSDYNQIIRFVGKVRPKLQLVLVNHGEKRKTENLAYAISRIYRVPAIHPAVQEAIRVY; encoded by the coding sequence ATGAGCGCCATCCTGACCAACATCCCAGCGGAGGCTCAGATCACCCGGATCGAGTACGAGGGCCCCAGGATCGCGCTCTACACGAAGAACCCTGCCTTCCTGCACAAGAACAGCTACGTGATCTCTGAGATCGTCAACTCCCTCAAGAAGCGGGTGGTCACGCGCACAGAGAAGTCCATCCGGAAGCCGGAGAGCGAGGCGCGCCAGGCCCTCGAGAAGGTCCTCCCGGTCGAGGCGGAGGCGTCGAACTTCTTCTTCGACGACGCCCTCGGGGAGATAGTCGTCGAGGCGGGGAACCCGAAGGCCCTCTCTCAGGAGGCCGGCTTCGACCTCGGCAACGCGATGGAGCTGACGGGCTGGAAGGTCAAGGTCCGCAAGGCCCCCCACGTGAAGTCGACCGCGATCCAGAACATGTACTTCGCGATGAAGGCGGGCAGCGAGGTCCGCGAGAAGTTCTACAGGGAACTAGGGGAGGCGATCTTCAGGCCGAGGCTTACGACCACCGAGCACGTCACGATCAAGACGCTCGGATCCTTCCAGGAGGTCGGGCGCTCCTCTCTGCTTGTCGAGACGGCCGAGAGCAAGGTCCTCCTCGACTGCGGCATCAGCCCCGGTGCGAGGAACACCTGGGACGCGTACCCCAGGCTTGACTGGGCGGACATCTCGCCGCGCGACCTCGACGCAATCGTGATCAGCCACTCTCACCTCGACCACATGGGCTTCCTGCCGGCGATGTTCAAGTACGGATACGACGGCCCCGTCTACTGCACCGAGCCGACTCTGCCCCTGATGACCCTCCTCCAGAACGACTTTGTCAAGATAGCTCAGATCGAGGGTGGCCGGCTGATCTACGACCAGAAGGACATCCGGGACGAGATCCAGCACACCATCACCCTCCCCTACGGGCTCGTCACCGACATCTCGCCCGACATCAAGCTCGTGTTCAACAACGCCGGGCACATACTCGGCTCCGCGACCGTCCACCTCCACATCGGGGAGGGAGCGCACAACATAGTCTACACGGGCGACTACAAGTACGGCCGGACTCAGCTCTTCGACTCGGCCACGTGGAACTACCCCCGGGTCGAGACCCTGATCACCGAGAGCACCTACGGCGCCAAGGAGGACATCATGCCGGTCCGCGAAGAGGTCGAGATGAACTTCGTCAACGCGATCAACAACACCCTGAAGGCCGGGGGCAAGGTCCTCATCCCAACGCCCGCAGTCGGGCGGGCGCAAGAGATCATGCTGGTCATCGACCAATACATGCGCAACAAGGTCCTCGTGGAGGCCCCGGTCTTCATGGAGGGGATGATCTCTGAGGCGACCGCGATCCACGTCTCCTACTGCGACTACCTCTCGAGGGAGCTCAGGTCCAAGATAATCGACGAGGGAGTCAACCCCTTCAGGTCGGAGTACTTCACAGAGGTGGAGCACCCGTCCGACAGGGAGGAGGCCTACAGGGAGGGCCCAGCGATCATCATGGCGACCTCGGGGATGCTCGAGGGAGGCCCCGTATTGGACTACTTCGAGAACCTCGCCCCTTCTGAGAGGAACAAGATCCTCTTCGTCTCCTACCAGGTCCAGGGCACCATAGGGCGGAGGGTCCTCGACGGGAGCGGCCAGGCGAGCCTCATGGGCCAGGACGGGAAGATCAAGATCGTGGACGTCAAGTGCGGTGTCCAGAAGGTGGACGGCTTCTCGGGGCACAGCGACTACAACCAGATAATCAGGTTCGTGGGCAAGGTCAGGCCGAAGCTCCAGCTCGTACTCGTCAACCACGGCGAGAAGCGCAAGACGGAGAACCTGGCGTACGCGATTTCGAGGATCTACAGGGTTCCTGCGATACATCCGGCCGTGCAGGAAGCGATCAGGGTCTACTGA
- the sepF gene encoding cell division protein SepF: MKAIPLKSVEDIPKIQEDVTNKTIVILKVTPLAQKSLDELKSSVEQLYEFATSVGGDIARLGDERVVITPPGVKIWRGLQ, encoded by the coding sequence CTGAAGGCGATACCCCTCAAGAGCGTCGAAGACATCCCGAAGATCCAGGAGGACGTCACCAACAAGACCATAGTCATACTCAAGGTGACGCCACTGGCCCAGAAGAGCCTCGACGAGCTAAAGTCCTCGGTGGAGCAGCTCTACGAGTTCGCGACCTCGGTGGGAGGGGACATCGCGAGGCTGGGCGACGAGAGGGTCGTGATCACTCCTCCGGGCGTCAAGATCTGGCGCGGACTGCAGTAG
- a CDS encoding RNA-binding protein, which produces MSVDMAVKVLDESVGKTVLIKLKGGKIIRGTLQGFDQHMNLSLEKAEEVSEDGKSNSLGMLIVRGDNIIMISPPPA; this is translated from the coding sequence ATGTCAGTCGACATGGCGGTCAAGGTCCTCGACGAGAGCGTCGGCAAGACCGTGCTCATCAAGCTGAAGGGCGGCAAGATCATCAGGGGCACGCTTCAGGGCTTCGACCAGCACATGAACCTCTCCCTCGAGAAGGCGGAGGAGGTCTCGGAGGACGGAAAGTCCAACTCGCTTGGCATGCTCATCGTAAGAGGAGACAACATCATCATGATCTCACCGCCTCCGGCCTAA